TTTACGTGGAGGCCATCTGCAGTGCAAAGATGGAGGTGCAGCGGTGCGCCCGATACGGCGCCATTGCACTCTTCTCCAGCTCCCTACTACTCGCCAACTTCTGGACCCACCCACTGACCGACCAGTTGCGCTCTATGAGCAAACCGCCCCAGGAGACCAGCACGGAGCATGTGCTCTCTGGAGGGGTGCTTGTCAGCGCTGTCTTCTTCATCATGTGTAAGTAGTAGAGTTGCTCTGAAGCttggtaaaaacaaaaagttgtgcTTGTAGGCTATGAAGTTCTTAATTCCTACTTCCTTTATTTGTGGCAGAACCTTTTCCTATGAGGCACCGAGGGccatatactgaaaaaaatcaaatgataGGGAGCCATTttcatatttgatatttttttttaacaggcgGGTCGCGGCAAAAAAATTTGAactgccacagatagatttgactttttaaaaaaaatacatttggcgctacctgtttgccctcaAATGGGACCTTGTAGCGCAGGGGTCGGGAacatttttggctaagagagccatgaaagccatgtattttaaaatgtatttccgtgagagccatatgatattttgtaacactgaatacaactaaacgtgtgcatttttatgcaagaccaacaattttagaacatgtctttttttatgcCGTTCTTATACTGACAATAACAAATACTAAATACAATACTTCTTACCGTTAATgcacttctggtgctgcatggttttgcacgaTACTCCTCATCTTTTCCCCCcccatcttctttgtcaaaaggttTTGggctgcagaattagctaggaggcaagtttacttcttgaattGATAACAGCAAATAAATGagtatcggattatatcggACCGTATCTAAAATCTCCTATAGTAGTATTGCGGCCTCCCTGTACCGTTTCGCGCCTGCGAGGGCCGGAATGGGTCGTTTGTCTTGATGATGCGCTTGTACAGAGACGCTGAACAGGTTTGGTGTGGTGCAGGTTTATTATTATACGCTTTGATAATGATCAGACCAAAACCGGGAAAacaaacagatactttgcatgtgagACTGGTTGCTGCAGCAGTGTAAGGACACGTGACAATGCGAACGTAGGATGTGTACTAAAACGGTCAACTAAAATTCCGGTTTCCTagcctttcctctctcctcctaCCTTGCACAAGCAAGTACACACCATTTATGGCTCCCAAGTACGTAAGCAACCCATGCCCATGTGACCACGCCCCTCTCCAACCGTGCAGCCTAAAACATAAACTTATAACCCGTCTCCtacaattattgtattattgtgatGTGAATGCAAAAAGTTAAATAGGCAGCAAATGTTCAAATGCAGTAGTAAGTCTTACCATTGATGAGAACAGCAATAtgcaatactgtatgtcttttttttcccccattttgtgTAAATGACCACTGATATCACTGTGAAAagggtaataataatataagcgCCTGTTTAGAAAGTCACTTCACCAAACCAACAAACTTTACaagatacaaataaaacaagaaaGGATAAAATCAAACAAATTGTGTGTAGAAGTAATTACAGTGAGTATGCAACCTTAAACAGGTGAGTTTTGAGTCTGGATTTGAAGATATGAAGGGACTTAATGTAGTATCATATGTCCAATCTCAAACAAACTTTTGTGTCGCACCACACGACTATGGTGTGTTTAAGGACAGGTTTAAAGACATTAACATTGTGCACTTTTTTAACAGtgcctgtattatcacatatttataaattattactgactcaGGGtgaatttttgggggaaaaaatacttttctgaCCAAAAATCAGTCAATTGGTCGagtcatgaatgctgaatcgcaaatgtgtgGTGCTCCACCATGCACAATGAAACCCACTGTTGGACCACATTCTCCTTATTTTATGGTTACATTTTGAGACCATTCTCGCCGCTTCTTCTGCGGGTCCACACTGTATTTACATTGGAAGTTTGCGCGCCTTATTTAAGAGTTGTGGTCTTTATTCTTCTCACGCAGCATCCAGTATTCTCTCATCCCCTTCAAAGAAAGGTCAAAAGGGCACCCTGGTGGGTTACTCACCTGAAGGGACACCCTTGTACAACTTCATGGGTGACGCTTTGCAGCACACATCTCAGTCCCTGCCACGGTTCATCAAAGATTCCCTAAAACAGATCCTGGAGGAGTACGACTCACGGCAGATCTTCTACTTCCTGTGTCTGAACTTGGTATGTGCAGTGTAACTAACGTTCATGGCAATGTATGGATTCATATAGCACATAAACCATGACAAGCCAAGTCCTGCTGTGTGTTTATCCAGTCCATGTGTTGTTCTTGAGTGAAGTTGACACACTGCTGTCAGATATGTTTATGTGAGGATCTTTGTGTTCCAGGCTTTCACCTTTGTGGAGCTCTTTTATGGTGTTTGGACAAACAGTCTTGGACTGATCTCGGATGGCTTCCACATGTTGTTTGACTGCTCAGCTTTAGTCCTCGGCCTGTTTGCCGCACTAATGACTCGTTGGAAAGCGACCAGGATCTTCTCCTACGGGTAAAATGTGGTTTTGCCTCATTGAGACATATTTTGGGACTCGCATTTGCGTTCGATAGTtgatttgttgttgtattttcagGTATGGTCGTGTCGAAATCCTTTCTGGGTTCATCAATGGCCTGTTCCTGATGGTCATcgctttctttgtctttgtggagTCTGTTACCCGTTTAGTGGACCCTCCTAACATAAACACAGACATGCTGACTGTGAGTGAAATGCTTTCCATCTTCTTGTAAAAGCGTGTTCCCTTACACCCATCCACCGTGATGTTCCACTGTAGCATCGATTCGTTATTTCCTTCAAAATGTGCAGACAGTAATCTACACACAATCATTTATTTGCCAGTAAAAGCAGCTACTGTTTTATGTGACCGCTCAGGGATGTTGTCCACTACGAGGACATAAACCATACCAGGCAGTTAGAAAGAAATTGTCACCTCGGTATTGATCTGCAGTCCAGGGAAACGATGCTATTGAAGGGTCCATCTTAGAAACTCATAGCTTGGTCTTTTATGGTCGTCCTATTCTTCACTTATTAGCATGCGTTGAGCCTTGTCTTTTTGTGCAAAAGCTGTACATTGTAATCATACAAAGAAATGATCGCAGCACCTCGATAAGAGTATCAAAATATGATATGAAAACAGGATCATactaaaaatatacacaaatagAGAAAAAGGATTTGCCGCAGgttgaaaaatcctttattaatCGCCCATTTTTCTTATGTCTGGTTCAAATCACAAGAAAATGTGagagcaatggctagtttcgcttatgtcgacaaccgcttatgttggTGTGAGTCAGCCAATCTGAGGGACGTCCCATTGTAATTGCCAAGTTCTTTTATACTTAAGCTCGCCTGAACTTGGAGGCTGAGAAGATGGCACAGGACGCTTTATGAACTTCACTCGAGTACATTGTCTTGGGTTCACTTCACTCcccaactatttacaggagcttgtCAGGTGAAGCTGATAACCTTAATTAAATCAAAGAGGAATAACAAAACGTTGTTCAATGCttgtaccgtattttctggaTTATAAATTGCTCCAGAGTatgtcgcatcagtcaaaaatgcgtcatgaaaaggaaaaaaaaacacacatcacacTGGACTATAAATTGCATTTACTGCTATTTATGATGGAGGGATCATCAGACAAAACCAATCGAAATAAGTCAGTAGTtgttacataccagtggtctctccaTGTCGTGCATCTCACATAGGGATCACATGTCCTATTAGTATCGTGGTTATTAGACTagttttattatcatcataCTAACTAGAATCTTTTTTTGAAAGCTGTGTGTTAATAGCGTCATTGTTGTCATTCCCCAGGCTTTGAAGACTTGGTTagtacagtcatgtgatgtttacatttatacagtataaataagtCTAACAGCGATTGACTTAGTCTGACCTCTGCATCGTGTCTCCTACAGCCGGTGTCTGTCGGCGGTTTATTGGTCAACCTTGTGGGAATCTGCGCTTTCAGCCACGCTCACTCCcacggtggaaaaagttgctcCACGCACGACCACGGCCATTCACACCATGGACACTCCCATGGCGACCACAGCCATGGAGGCCACAGCCATGGAGGCCACAGCCACACTCATGGAGGACACGGGCATGGCGGTCATGGACACGGACATGGACATGGCGGGCATGGGCATTCCCACAGCTCAGGGggcatgaatgccaacatgagAGGTGCGGTGAAAATAAAAGCTTCCAGGAAGTAGAAGCCAAATGTAATGCTCCGGTGTTCTTCTCAGGTGTCTTCCTTCATGTCCTGGCTGACACGTTGGGAAGTGTCGGCGTCATCATCTCCACCGTCCTCATACGCCAGTTTGGCTGGTTGATTGCCGATCCTATTTGCTCCCTCTTCATTGCCACGCTCATCTTCCTCAGCGTCATCCCTTTGCTGAAGGATGCTTGTGAGGTTCTTCTGTTGAGAACTCCACCCGAGCACGAGAAGGACCTGAACAATGCTCTGGAGAAGGTGAAGACAATGATAGGGCAAAATAACTGCAAAGCCAAAGACGCTGTAACCTTTGGATGTAGCCCGTGTTCTACAAATGTTGTGGATAGTCCTGTTACGATAATCAGTAAATCGATTAACTACacgttaaataaaaacaaactcgatcattttgcctgccttgatatattggcatgtgcatgcgtgtttgatCTACCaagcaggctggatgacaagagggttcactctgtacaTTTGTTTCAACACGTGggcacattggttctatagcggaatgaacggagtgagtgaaccctcctgtcattcAGTCTATGCGGGAGCACTGGCgagtgcgcgcacacacacacacacacacacacacacacacacacacacacacacacacacacagtggtgcaAGTGGGGAGTAAAGcgacatttacattttgcctctgcattgccgtggcaatgcgtgtcatttatttatgtatttatggcacgcccgaaaagcgtgaagactagtttgtgtaCTGTTTGCATTCTGATTACACATAAATTATGCACTTGGCACGCAATtcgtgaccgaaaatggtgcgcattggcagGAATTGACCATACTCCCGCTGGGTATGTATTGTCACCACCCCTTCCGCTTTGAAGCAGTCCCGCGTGACGCcacacaacagcaggcatcacccctataTAGCTTCATTAATTTGTGTATTGCTTTCAAAATGGTGTACCTGCGTTATTATGCCATGTCTTATCATtactttaatgaaaaaatggtctcaaaataatgttgacaataatgttgtttaatttgcaggacaattatcgtccagcaaaatgtgttatcgtgacaggcctggtTGTGGATAAAGACTCTTCCAACTGATTCAATGCGTTGTCTTTCCAGATTGAAAAGATTGAAGGGATTTTGTCATACAGAGATCCTCATTTCTGGAGACATTCAGCCAGCGTGATCGCAGGGACCATCCACCTCCAGGTCATGTCAGATGTGGTGGAGCAACGCATCATACAGCAGGTTAATACCAACTGCAAGTGCCAGAATCTTTCTGTGGCGGTCCGCTACAAATTAGTGAATGTATGGGAAGCACTTCTCAGTGGTTaaattatttattaccttaaaggttctactgtattttatgcttgGTGAGCGTTTAAAACAGTGGTTAGTGCCAGTCATAGTGGAAACCCTCGAACACGATGGTGTACACCAGAGATAAAGGGGCCCTCCAGCTGAAGTAGTCCTACTGAGATGAGCTGGCTTGTGGGAGTCCTGAAGCAGCGCACAGCCTCTGCAGTAAAGGATTTACTGCTGAACCGTTGAGGCGAAGAGAGAGCTGaaccagaaggcaaagctctcaatttaccggtccaaCTACTGCATGTTTCCACCCTGACTTATGGTGACAAACTCCATGATAGACTGACACGATCGGCTTGACTGTGTTTTCTCTTGCAGGTGACGGCTATTTTGAAAGATGCCGGAGTGAATAATCTCTCGGTGCAGTTGGAGAAGGAAGCTTACTTCCAGCACATGTCTGGGCTCAGCACCGGATTTCAGGATATTCTAGCTATGACGCAGCAGATGGAGTCTATGAAATACCTGAAAGATGGGACGTGTGTCATGTAGCCTCCATTTGTGGGACCAAATCAGATCTTATTAATTGCAATGGTTTTTACATGGattgtacagtgtatgtatgtgATTTGAATAAAtctgtatatatttgtttttatctgACGCAGACTTTCACTTTTCTTTGATTACTATCAATAACCTAAAAAACAGTGAAAACACACCGCAATCACAACCGTAGCTTTAATTGAGCATTAATCTAATGCATATAAATGTGAGGATAAACAtagcagttttgtttttgttactgCACAGAGAAAAGTAAAATGGTGCGCTATGAAAACGATTCCACAAAACTGTGACCACGTGCTTGAATGGGCCGTCCAAAAGCCTTTAGAGTCCTCtgaaatgtccaaaaaaaaaaaaaaagaacagttcATGCATGCTGCTTGATGCTGCTGTTTTCCTCTACTCGATCTCGTTGAATGTTCCCACGGGGGCTTTCGTCTCTGTTGCTGCAATGGAAACAAAGACATCAGGACGCTGCAGCAGATGTGACTTCCTGAACGCTGTTGAGCTCCACAAGCACCGTACACCATGTTTAGTAAATACACATTTCAACTGGTACGGCATTGCCGTTGCAGAACCTAGACCTAAACCAAGTGAAGCAAACCCACATTGTTGCACTACCAAAAAAGGCATATAAAGTGGAACCCGcatgggaaacaaattgttcaataattaatttttagtgcataataacaaattaacaataaaaggaaaaaaggcagcggctgtaccattacaccaccaggggcTGACAAGTGAGTTGGTGAATTCTGCCATTTTATTCAGAAGTTTACCTGGACATGGTCCGCTTTCCAAGACGATGTCATCAATGGCAATGTCACTCCTGACTGATGAACCTCTGGTTGCCTCGAACACAATCTGGCACAGTGCAACAACAGCAAGCAgtcattttagtttattttctcCAGTTTCAGCCTCAATATGAGCAAATGGAAACGGGCAAATCTCCATTAAAGCCTCAAAGGAAACATGCCAAACAGGACTCTGTCTCTAGCCAAAAAAATGGGTGAGTTATTTTTGCCGTCTTGCCTGATGTTGGCCGTCGCTCTGGTACTCCACCGCAGCCCTCAGCCAGGCGACGCTCAGCTCGCCTCTTCGTTGCCACAACAAAACATCTTCTCCGTCTTTTTCCAGGTGAACGCTGAGCTGACCCATGCCCGAGCCGTACATGTGGTAGTAGAAGCACAGACACTGAGGCTCTCTCGAACCCCTGAGAGGGCGGGACAGCAGGCGGACCGTCTGGCTGGGAAGCATTGGAGATGCTTCCATGTACAGGTAGTATCCTGTCAATCAAGTAACGACGGGTTTGTTAATCATATCTGCCTTTCCTAACGTGTTTTTGCCTCACCAAGTCCAGTCGTATGGTCTCCTCTGGGTCCAGTGAATGAGGTCGGAGTCGGTCCTCTCCTCCACTCCCAGTCGGCAGCATCACTCTGCTTGTCCTGCGTGTAACCACACAAACCCGCTTCAAAGTCACACCACCCTGGGAGGGATGAGGACATCCCTGCAGTAGAAAAACTCATTAACTCTTCAACATCACAAAGAAAATGGAATCAGAATCTTGCTTGGTTGGTGTTGTTGAGTATCGCTGCAGAAACAAGTCTGACTCACTAATGAAGCGTAAATATTTCCAGGCTGGTGAATCCTTGAAAGATGTTTTACCTGCTGTCAGCTCGCAGTCTCCCAGACTCATGCTGATGTCATCCAGTGCCACAGATCCACAGTCCCACAGACTCTTGCAGGAGCTGATAAAAACCACCTGAACGGTAAAGGTAACTCGTTAAAACaaaccattgcttgcacatgaGCTTGTGACTCCATCCCAATGTCCTCTCCTGACCTTGGCAGGTTGTGATGTGTGGAAGGTCACATCTGTTGCTATCCATATCCCTCTGGACTTCTCCCCCTGAGTCCAGATCTTCTCCTGGCTGCTGCCCAGCTGCAGGTACACTGCCAGGGCCTGGTCCGTGTGGTTGAAACCTGCAGTTGTTCTTGGCTGGTGAGTCActtgcatacatgcatacatattgAGACGCCGAAATGTGAAATGGTTGCCTCTCACCCCTGAGAATGAAGTAAAATCTCAGACAGTACTTCATGTTGGCAGCCAGTGTGGGACTCACTAAGCGACTCATGTAGCTGGACTGCGTGCCCAGCTGGGAGTGAGCCAACAAGAAAGTACctgaaagtaaataaaaaacaatagagTGACTATTCATGCATTTATTAAGAAACTAAGGAAAATGCATTTCTTGATCTATTATACATATTTGcccagatccatccatccatccattttctatgccgcttatcttcattagggtcacggaggtatgctggagcctatcccagctgacttcgggcgagaggcggggtacactctggactggtcgccagccaatggcagggcacatatagacaaacaaccattcacactcacattcatacctatggacaatttagagtcgccaataaacctaacatgcatgtttttggattgttttttgaccaaaaatctgcaaatttgttgGGCCCTGCTTGCTGAATCACAAAAATGCGGGGATCCAcgctacagtcgtccctcgccactttgcggttcgaacattgctccctcactctatcacggtttttccaaaatgaatgaatgaatgaataaatgatggcccATTACTAGTCCAGAAAtagtgaaagacaagtcatgtgtAGTATTGCAGCCACTAGGCTGTAatgttagtaatgttacattgatgagacattaccttagattacattaccttaacactgcatggagtcagccatggcatgtctgacatgacatagtgggaaaaaaaaaaaagttctcctcccattccgtgtggaagtggtacctttttggcttcttacttcgtgccccccacacacacacactctgtttgaaaccctttcttaagtttagaacaaataagtTGGAGGCTAACTATTTAGCTTGCTGTGCTTAAAGCatcggccgtctcttgtgtccctgcagtgatcttgtAACGTGCGCATAAGAGTTGCTCAGTgccatgtaaacaaagaataataggagggtaaaggtgacgAAGGcgtctaataatggtaaaaaccaaactatgaaa
This Dunckerocampus dactyliophorus isolate RoL2022-P2 chromosome 17, RoL_Ddac_1.1, whole genome shotgun sequence DNA region includes the following protein-coding sequences:
- the slc30a5 gene encoding proton-coupled zinc antiporter SLC30A5, with the translated sequence MEEKYSSNVLSGRKLGMVEVPNSSLTKYIVLLVISKILKALGIFESYDILKVVHIVQFIFILKLGSAVVLLFFQKPFSSGKVISKRQWIKLLKHAVFSCIISLLGFFGLTLCGPLRTLLLFEHSDVVVIALLGVLFTSTGGGPSKTRGAALFIIAVICLLLFDNDDLMAKMAEHPEGHHDSALTHFLYTTIAFLGVADHKGGVVLLVVSLCLKVGFHTASRKLSVELGGSKRLYALDHLVSAVVLLPWVIVLSATTESKVESWSSLILPFAMIICSVVILEFYVEAICSAKMEVQRCARYGAIALFSSSLLLANFWTHPLTDQLRSMSKPPQETSTEHVLSGGVLVSAVFFIMSSSILSSPSKKGQKGTLVGYSPEGTPLYNFMGDALQHTSQSLPRFIKDSLKQILEEYDSRQIFYFLCLNLAFTFVELFYGVWTNSLGLISDGFHMLFDCSALVLGLFAALMTRWKATRIFSYGYGRVEILSGFINGLFLMVIAFFVFVESVTRLVDPPNINTDMLTPVSVGGLLVNLVGICAFSHAHSHGGKSCSTHDHGHSHHGHSHGDHSHGGHSHGGHSHTHGGHGHGGHGHGHGHGGHGHSHSSGGMNANMRGVFLHVLADTLGSVGVIISTVLIRQFGWLIADPICSLFIATLIFLSVIPLLKDACEVLLLRTPPEHEKDLNNALEKIEKIEGILSYRDPHFWRHSASVIAGTIHLQVMSDVVEQRIIQQVTAILKDAGVNNLSVQLEKEAYFQHMSGLSTGFQDILAMTQQMESMKYLKDGTCVM